The genomic region GATTATTATTGCAAAATGGTTGTTGCAGGTCATGTTACACGATCCGTACGATTATCCAGATTTTGATACGACTAATCAATTAATAACCAGTCAGAGATACTCGTTTATGACTGTGATTCCAATAGAGACGTATTCGACAGAAAACGTCCGAGAATTACCAGTGTCCGACAGACATTGCCTGTTCCAAGATGAATGGGAACATATGAAATCACAACAGTACGATAAACAGACGTTTGCTTTCACCGGATTCtcttaccggaattgtttaacgGAGTGTCGGGCTAACGTAATTAAAACGAAGTGTGGATGCATTCCGTATTATTATCAACAGAATGGTTAGCTATTTCATTATTTGctcattagattgcggatctttaaatCAGTATAGGGATATTTATCGCATaaagatttacaaaaattttcattCATCGCCCGCAGATTTGAtcagattaaaaataaaattgattcaaTTACATGTTCAATTACGGTAAAGCTTACACATATATTTACCTCCACATATATCTGTTTATATAAAATGAACAATAGACATTTGTTTATGTCATTTAGCAGCagttttcaagtttgtaacgaaacatataatatattttagaaaCCAGAGTGTGCAATTTGAAAGATATCGACTGCTTAGAAGCTTACAAATGTAAGTGCAAAATTAAAAGAGTTGAAAGTAACAAGATTTCAATTCAATTAACAAGAGAAATGATAACAAATTAAAGTTTTCAGTTTGGTACGAATCTGCTTGGCCAGGAACAGACTTCTCGCCTAAAGTTGAACCGGTTGTAAACAGAAAAAACATGCCCTGTGGATGCAAATTAGACTGCAACTTTTATGTTTATAATGTAGAAAAGTCGGAGGGAATTCTGGATAACCGTATTTCTCACACTGGTCTCAACTACTCGATCTATAACGGGTAATTAATCATTATTTTACGGTTACAGTTATTTCTACATAATTATCAAGCGTAACATACGATCAGTAAAATGTAAGTAGTCTAGACTGCGTGTGGTCAGACATGACGCGTATAGCGGGTTGCATACATTTTGGCTAAAAGACTAAAACGCAGATCTAAACAaatagaacaatttcttttaataaaattcaCATGTTACTTTTAACTTGCAAGCAAAACGTTAAATGTTATAAGTTAGCATTGAATTTATCTTTCAGGGCAAACAATACCTGGGATAATAaaagtataatacatatattcttcGGTGACCTAGTGTCCCTTCAGTACAGACGAGATGTACGCTACAGCTGGCGTCACGTATTTGGTAAGATATGTTAAATAAgataagaaaatgaaattgaataaaaccTTTAAcagataataatttattcagcAACTTTCGGTGGCCTCTTGGGATTATTTGCTGGCTTCAGCCTAATGTCTATTTTCGAATGTACCTACTTTTTCGTTGTACGAATTATAACAGACACGTATTCGCAACGAAAGAATAGGAAAAACGTGGCACTCATAAATTATATGTAAAAAAGAATcagtgaaatataaaaacagCCGGTGCGTTCTTTGTATAATTTGCATAATCAATACGTCCAATTTTCtgatataaaaatgtttcgtcttttcatcgtataaaataaatgtaaaatttaaCAAAGTACACGTCAAAGATCACTGTCACCTATCTCCTTTGTACTCCGGAAGCTGAAAATTTGCAAGTAACCTGCACACACGTAATTCAGGTAATTGCGCAACGAAATTTGTTCCATTTAATTTCCCTCTCTTATCCATAACTCGTTGAGTTATTTTACTGGCAGCGTCCATAAACGTCATTCTAGATCCTTCGGTTTGAAATACATTGCACAACTCCTGTATAAACCAGGAACCTAAAATAACAGGATGAAGTTATAATAAGCATAGCAAACTCAAGAGCAGGTTTAGAGCATTACCTTCTTCTTTATGACGTACAGACACGAAACCCTGTAACGTAGACATGAATATGCAGAAGTTTCTGTACGCTAAAAGATTTGGAATGTTACGATCGGTAGGACCATCCGTAGTTAAAGCTTCGCGTGCTTGTCCTGCGACAAAATATCGTACATACACTCCGATACTTATAATGTATCACGTAGAATTGATTTTACCTGTCGCCGTCCCTTGACAAGCTTgtataataacaattttaatgaCATTCTTTAATTCGTCGCAGCAAATCTTTCGCTCGATTTCTTCAAGACTAACTTCTTGTTCATCTGAACTAATAATGCCTCCTAATGTTAAGACATCaactaattacatatttcatccatatctatttatttatttaagatttAATAGTTTTACCCTTATACCCATGGCTCAAAATGCACAGAAATAAACAATCGTAATCCGGTTCGAACGTTTTCGGAATATCCTCCAATGTTTGAAGTATTTTATCTTTCTTCAAGTTTCGGAGTATATCCACAGCGAATCCGAAACCTTTAAATGTTTCCGATAACTTTGCACAATCAGCTGACGTTCCAAACCGAGTCTCGTActgaaaattatagaaaatgctTTGATATTATTCCGTATGTGTATAGTTATGCATATATTTCTAATACCTTTCCACCTACGAAGGACATTTGACTTATTATTATGCAACGTCCTTTCTCCAGTCTTTTCACAGAATCTTCTATTCTGTTAGAAGACGAAACGCTCCGGGTCAGGGTAAACTTTAACCAAGATGTAGTCGATGAGCTTATATTTTCATTGTCCAACAcgttctgattattctggtacGATTCCAAGGCGTCATAAATAACAATTAGATCGTTAAATCTTTTGATAtgttgaagtaacttttttagATTCGCTTTACCGTCTGAAGTAGCAAAAAGATACAAACACATATAACAAAGATTGTTTCGAAGACATTTACAAAGATATAcatgtaaaaagaaaaagataaacCTGGATGAAtcgatatatatttttcttgGATCCAATACAAAATGTGCAACTCCAAGCAATCCGTGTCCTTCAGAATCTCTGTGTAATTCTCGAAATCACTTTTTACATATTGCAAAAAGGATATGCTTTTCTCTTGCGTTAATTCTTCGCATAAGAGATATAAGCATTTCGCGACTGGATTTATATTTCTCGACAATCGTTTTATTTGTGGTTTATACAATACTTCTAACTCTTTGTACAATATTCCTAACTCTCGTATAACCTGTCGATTTTGTATGATGCATAATGCTTCCAATAATTTGTGCCTCCAATTGTCTTCGTGATTGTCAATAAATGCCGTAAGTATAGAAGTCTTTTGTTCCTCGTGATTTTGCAATAAGCGATAAATTTCTTGAAATGCGTATGTATCATttctcattaaaaataaaatagatatCTTCTCCTCGATGTCGAGGTTATCTTCAATTTTCTCTAAATCATTTCTACTTAATTTGTTCTCTATTGTCGAATGATTTTTACATGGTGCTGCATCGCTTCGCAAACTCATCGTTCAGACTTTCCTCCGCGAACATAAGAACTACAATGAATTGTTTACAAAATACAAACGGAGTTTCATTGTTTTACATATCTCCATAACACTACGACGTCAAACAcacataatacatacatattcaCTGCTGGGATTTTGCACGGTTTTCACGTGCATGCGCAACCAAATGCAGGAACGTATGTACGTCCTAAGTTTGTGGGGAAAGTGGTGAGGAACTAGTATGTATTACTATTACTGGCAGAAAAGTATCGGAAGAGTTCAGAAGTTCATATGTGTATTAATCTATGTTATATGTGCatacatattaaattttaatgcaacacacacatgttatacattcatattTCAAAATCGAAGCATAACAAATTTTGCGTAATTAGGCGGGGtgaccaaggtaccccattttagccCAACTTTGTACTGTACTGACGCTAAAATCGTCGCGTATGCGCGTGAAACCCGCGCAATATCCCACCCATGAAGACTTTATGATCCCAACACTGCTCGCGCACTCAAGGCACCGGCCGCGGTGTTTCCTGTTACAAACTCCAAAGACTATTCCTCTCTATTATGGTTCACAGTCTTGCGGAAGAATCAAGcggttttaataaataaaataaataaagaataaattaaggtacatttaaaattgtattgtacacagtaataaataaagaatatttttataaattattgtgTTCTTATTTCTCAACCTGTAGAAATCCAAAACTCCCGAAAATTATTTAGACACCTCGAAAACACAGTTTTTGGccctctgacttgtcgttgagttgtactactgaaattcgtgccacctccttcgataccatgttctcctaatacaaagttcaattttcgagattttcgaaaaatttcgccaaTATTCGACCgcctgacttatcgttgagttgtactactgaaattcgaatacctccttcgatatcatgttctcctaatacaaattcaattttcaaaaattttcgccaattttcggccgtctgacttgtcgttgagttattctactgaaattcgaatacctccttcgacatcatgttctcctaatacaaagttcaaattttcgagattttcgccaattttcggccgtctgacttgtcgttgagttgtactactgaa from Lasioglossum baleicum chromosome 2, iyLasBale1, whole genome shotgun sequence harbors:
- the LOC143219951 gene encoding sodium channel protein Nach, which encodes MEKRRRGVGRKKLKKCMRNCWSVVKDHAMEFCRNTGLHGYKYIGESHRFIRDRIVWAITVFASLCIAIVIIKISYVHYSENRIYSVIKSTHHGIWNYPFPAVTVCDINRVSLELTRKFVDKLDLPPSVSKEFIVHEMSLLNELLYPGQNSQNIRNNLSRLQYIFESNDLSIPTVVNAVTQNCESLLKSCRLKTFDVDCNTIFEPSVSRDGLCCSFNYITREKYFSRTVSPRKITSCGYQSGLTFLIELNPDDYHASFVGSVGIKVMLHDPYDYPDFDTTNQLITSQRYSFMTVIPIETYSTENVRELPVSDRHCLFQDEWEHMKSQQYDKQTFAFTGFSYRNCLTECRANVIKTKCGCIPYYYQQNETRVCNLKDIDCLEAYKFWYESAWPGTDFSPKVEPVVNRKNMPCGCKLDCNFYVYNVEKSEGILDNRISHTGLNYSIYNGANNTWDNKSIIHIFFGDLVSLQYRRDVRYSWRHVFATFGGLLGLFAGFSLMSIFECTYFFVVRIITDTYSQRKNRKNVALINYM
- the Dredd gene encoding caspase-8 Dredd, which translates into the protein MSLRSDAAPCKNHSTIENKLSRNDLEKIEDNLDIEEKISILFLMRNDTYAFQEIYRLLQNHEEQKTSILTAFIDNHEDNWRHKLLEALCIIQNRQVIRELGILYKELEVLYKPQIKRLSRNINPVAKCLYLLCEELTQEKSISFLQYVKSDFENYTEILKDTDCLELHILYWIQEKYISIHPDGKANLKKLLQHIKRFNDLIVIYDALESYQNNQNVLDNENISSSTTSWLKFTLTRSVSSSNRIEDSVKRLEKGRCIIISQMSFVGGKYETRFGTSADCAKLSETFKGFGFAVDILRNLKKDKILQTLEDIPKTFEPDYDCLFLCILSHGYKGGIISSDEQEVSLEEIERKICCDELKNVIKIVIIQACQGTATGQAREALTTDGPTDRNIPNLLAYRNFCIFMSTLQGFVSVRHKEEGSWFIQELCNVFQTEGSRMTFMDAASKITQRVMDKRGKLNGTNFVAQLPELRVCRLLANFQLPEYKGDR